In Priestia megaterium NBRC 15308 = ATCC 14581, the following proteins share a genomic window:
- the priA gene encoding primosomal protein N', with the protein MSVASVIVDVAAKQTDRAFDYAIPDKWKGIIVPGMRVVVPFGPRKVQGFVVALKEEAEVKRVKPIADLLDLTPVLTPELLEIGHWLTEKTLCFMISAFQVMLPAAMKAKYDKELSLLSKEAYEQLHEQVKPFFQSRSSLKWSEVEKTAAAPAFHRDIQKGLIEVVYVVKNKGNKKTAKGVKLNQSLEEIQQFMSELNKQAEKQKQVLSFMLNRNEEVAIKEIAEDLQITSAPIKALINKGLLAETEIEIYRDPYQDRYFTPSKPFQLTDEQAEAIAPILQDIEENLHDVFLMYGVTGSGKTEVYLQSIDQVLKKGKEAIMLVPEISLTPQMVKRFKERFGSKVAVLHSGLSTGEKYDEWRKIQRKEVSVVVGARSAVFAPFENLGLLIIDEEHETSYKQEENPRYHARDVAIYRGQHHQCPVILGSATPTLESFARAQKGVYKLLTLKQRMNKSSMPSVDIVDMREELRSGNRSMFSTMLFEKMKDRLEKGEQIVLFLNKRGHSSFVMCRDCGYVPTCEHCEISLTYHRYQNKLKCHYCGHEEHVHTECPECHSEHIRFFGSGTQKVEEELTKVLPEARVVRMDVDTTSRKGAHEKLLNKFASGEAQILLGTQMIAKGLDFPNVTLVGVLTADTMLNLPDFRASEKTFQLLTQVSGRAGRHKLPGEVVIQTYTPEHYSIQLASQHDYDAFYKHEMEIRKMHKYPPFFYLALVTVSHENIAKVVSVTDKISQYLRQKLSPQTTILGPVASPIAKIKDRYRYQCMLKYKLEPSLIPLLKYILERYQAEMQKENLTITIDLNPYSMM; encoded by the coding sequence ATGAGCGTAGCTAGTGTAATTGTGGACGTAGCTGCTAAGCAAACAGATCGAGCTTTTGACTACGCTATTCCCGACAAATGGAAAGGAATTATTGTTCCGGGTATGCGAGTTGTCGTTCCGTTTGGTCCTAGAAAAGTTCAAGGGTTTGTGGTGGCTCTTAAAGAAGAGGCTGAAGTTAAGCGTGTTAAACCAATCGCTGACTTGCTTGATTTAACGCCGGTTCTGACTCCCGAACTGTTAGAGATTGGGCACTGGCTAACCGAAAAAACGCTTTGTTTTATGATATCGGCTTTTCAAGTCATGCTGCCTGCGGCGATGAAAGCAAAATATGATAAAGAACTGTCACTCCTTTCAAAAGAGGCATACGAACAGCTTCATGAGCAAGTAAAGCCGTTTTTTCAGTCAAGATCCTCGCTGAAGTGGAGTGAAGTAGAAAAAACAGCCGCTGCTCCTGCTTTTCACCGTGATATTCAAAAAGGTCTAATTGAAGTCGTCTACGTCGTGAAAAACAAAGGAAACAAAAAAACGGCAAAAGGCGTAAAACTGAATCAAAGCCTTGAAGAAATTCAGCAGTTTATGAGCGAGTTAAATAAGCAGGCAGAAAAGCAAAAACAAGTGCTGTCTTTTATGTTGAATCGAAATGAAGAAGTAGCTATAAAAGAAATAGCGGAAGATTTGCAGATTACCTCCGCTCCTATAAAAGCGCTGATTAACAAAGGACTCTTAGCGGAAACGGAAATTGAAATATACCGTGATCCTTATCAAGATCGATACTTTACACCATCAAAGCCATTTCAATTGACCGATGAACAAGCTGAGGCAATCGCACCGATTCTGCAGGACATCGAAGAAAATCTTCACGATGTGTTTTTAATGTACGGAGTAACCGGAAGCGGAAAAACAGAAGTGTATCTCCAATCAATTGATCAAGTGCTAAAAAAAGGGAAAGAAGCGATTATGCTTGTTCCGGAGATTTCACTTACCCCTCAGATGGTCAAGCGTTTTAAAGAGCGATTCGGCTCAAAAGTTGCTGTACTTCATAGCGGCTTGTCTACTGGGGAAAAATACGATGAATGGCGAAAAATTCAGCGAAAAGAAGTATCCGTTGTAGTAGGGGCCCGCTCTGCTGTATTTGCTCCATTTGAAAATTTGGGCCTTCTTATTATCGATGAAGAACATGAGACGAGTTATAAACAAGAAGAAAACCCCCGTTATCATGCAAGAGATGTAGCTATTTACCGAGGGCAGCATCATCAGTGTCCAGTCATTTTAGGAAGTGCAACACCAACGCTTGAGTCCTTTGCAAGAGCGCAAAAAGGTGTGTATAAGCTACTGACGTTAAAGCAAAGAATGAATAAGTCATCAATGCCTTCGGTGGATATCGTTGATATGAGAGAAGAGCTTCGCAGCGGCAACCGCTCTATGTTTTCAACTATGCTGTTTGAAAAGATGAAAGACCGTTTGGAAAAAGGGGAGCAAATCGTTTTATTTTTAAATAAAAGAGGTCATTCTTCTTTTGTTATGTGCAGAGACTGCGGTTACGTTCCGACATGTGAGCACTGTGAAATTTCACTAACGTATCACCGCTATCAAAATAAATTAAAATGCCATTATTGCGGACACGAAGAACATGTGCACACTGAGTGCCCAGAATGCCACAGCGAACATATCCGCTTTTTCGGGTCTGGTACACAAAAAGTGGAAGAAGAATTAACAAAAGTGCTGCCCGAGGCTAGAGTTGTTCGAATGGATGTTGATACGACAAGCCGAAAAGGCGCCCATGAAAAGCTCCTGAACAAGTTTGCAAGTGGAGAAGCGCAAATTTTACTAGGGACGCAGATGATTGCGAAAGGACTGGACTTTCCAAACGTCACGCTTGTAGGCGTTTTAACAGCAGATACGATGCTGAATTTACCTGACTTTCGTGCATCTGAAAAAACGTTTCAGCTTTTAACACAAGTAAGCGGAAGAGCAGGACGCCACAAACTTCCAGGAGAAGTAGTGATTCAAACGTACACGCCGGAACACTACAGCATTCAACTTGCGAGTCAGCATGATTACGATGCGTTTTATAAGCACGAGATGGAAATTCGTAAAATGCACAAATACCCCCCTTTCTTTTACTTGGCGCTTGTAACGGTATCTCATGAAAATATTGCAAAAGTGGTGTCTGTTACAGACAAAATTTCGCAGTATCTGCGTCAGAAACTTTCGCCGCAAACAACGATCTTAGGGCCAGTCGCATCTCCGATTGCTAAGATAAAAGATAGATATCGCTATCAATGCATGTTAAAATACAAGCTGGAACCAAGCCTGATTCCGCTGTTGAAATATATATTAGAACGTTATCAAGCGGAAATGCAGAAGGAGAATTTAACGATCACTATTGATTTGAATCCATACTCGATGATGTAA
- the rsmB gene encoding 16S rRNA (cytosine(967)-C(5))-methyltransferase RsmB — protein MSKYNVRDIALDILLAIEKNQAFSNLLLNNSIQKRGIQGKDAGLLTEIVYGTIQRRDTLDYGLAPFLKNPKKLQPWVRVLLRLSLYQMVYLDRVPDRAILHEAVEIAKKRGHKGIASMVNGVLRNIQRSGTPSLEEIQNPVERLAIETSHPLWLVKRWVEQYGLDKTRGICLANLMAPKQTIRVNSARFTQNEVKEALEKEGIVVEPGHFVEEALEVQKGNAAHTQAFREGMFTVQDESSMLVAHALGAEAEELILDSCAAPGGKSTHIAEQLRNSGKVISLDIHDHKVKLIAQQAERLHLTNIEPTVQDSRKAGEQFDKEMFDRILVDAPCSGFGVMRRKPDLKYTKTEQDVKQLARIQQDILNAVAPLLKKGGTLVYSTCTIDRDENGDVVAAFLADHADFQKDETLAARMPQKLKQNVKHGEIQLLPDAQSDGFYIACLQKKV, from the coding sequence ATGAGTAAGTACAACGTTCGAGACATAGCTTTAGATATTTTACTAGCTATTGAAAAAAATCAGGCATTCAGCAATCTATTGTTAAATAACAGCATACAAAAACGGGGTATTCAAGGAAAAGATGCAGGGTTGTTAACGGAAATTGTGTATGGAACGATTCAAAGACGTGATACGTTAGATTACGGGTTAGCGCCTTTCTTGAAAAATCCAAAAAAGCTTCAGCCTTGGGTGCGAGTGCTGCTTCGTTTATCACTTTACCAAATGGTATATTTAGACCGAGTGCCTGACCGGGCAATCCTCCATGAAGCAGTAGAAATTGCCAAAAAACGCGGTCACAAAGGAATTGCCTCAATGGTAAACGGCGTTTTACGAAATATCCAGCGCAGCGGCACGCCTTCTTTAGAAGAAATACAAAATCCTGTGGAGCGCTTGGCGATTGAAACGAGTCATCCATTGTGGCTTGTAAAACGCTGGGTGGAACAATATGGATTGGACAAAACACGCGGAATCTGTTTAGCTAATTTAATGGCCCCTAAACAAACAATCCGAGTAAACAGTGCACGCTTTACGCAAAATGAAGTAAAAGAAGCGCTAGAAAAAGAAGGTATTGTTGTAGAACCAGGCCATTTTGTAGAAGAAGCGCTAGAAGTTCAAAAAGGAAATGCAGCTCATACACAAGCATTTCGTGAAGGAATGTTTACCGTTCAAGATGAAAGCTCTATGTTAGTGGCTCATGCGCTCGGTGCAGAGGCAGAAGAGCTAATTTTAGATAGCTGTGCTGCACCGGGAGGAAAATCAACTCATATTGCAGAGCAGCTTAGAAACAGTGGTAAAGTTATTTCCTTGGACATTCATGACCATAAAGTAAAGCTGATTGCCCAACAGGCAGAGCGTCTGCACCTTACCAATATTGAGCCGACGGTTCAAGACAGCCGCAAAGCAGGCGAACAGTTTGATAAAGAAATGTTTGACCGCATCTTAGTAGATGCTCCGTGCTCAGGTTTTGGTGTAATGAGACGTAAACCTGATTTGAAATATACAAAAACTGAGCAAGATGTAAAGCAGCTGGCGCGTATTCAACAAGATATTTTAAATGCGGTTGCGCCTTTATTAAAAAAAGGTGGGACCCTTGTATATAGTACATGTACAATTGACCGGGATGAAAATGGGGATGTTGTAGCAGCATTTTTAGCAGATCATGCTGATTTTCAAAAAGATGAAACACTCGCTGCACGCATGCCGCAAAAGCTTAAACAAAACGTAAAACATGGTGAAATTCAATTGCTGCCAGATGCACAAAGCGATGGGTTTTATATTGCATGTTTACAGAAGAAGGTGTAA
- a CDS encoding DUF370 domain-containing protein, which yields MSGKLVNVGFGNFISSNRIISVVHPESAPIKRIIQDAKDRGSLIDATQGRKTRSVIVMDSDHVILAPVQPETVSQRLINKEELLEG from the coding sequence ATGAGCGGTAAATTAGTGAACGTTGGATTTGGAAATTTTATTTCTTCTAATCGTATAATCTCTGTCGTTCATCCTGAATCAGCTCCAATCAAACGCATTATTCAAGATGCAAAAGATCGAGGCTCTTTAATAGATGCAACGCAAGGACGTAAAACACGATCTGTTATTGTTATGGATAGCGATCATGTTATTTTAGCTCCTGTACAGCCAGAAACTGTGTCACAGCGACTTATAAACAAAGAAGAATTATTAGAAGGGTAG
- the def gene encoding peptide deformylase, with protein MAKLKLVYHPNEVLEQECEVVKNFDNKLAKLLNGMYDLMLEADGVGLAAPQVGVLQQVAVVDVDDRHGKIELINPVIIEQRGEQIGPEGCLSFPGLFGDVARADYVKVRAQNRKGKPYFIEAKGFLARAIQHEIDHLHGVLFTEKVTKYYEEDELEG; from the coding sequence TTGGCTAAGCTTAAGCTTGTTTACCATCCTAATGAAGTACTTGAACAAGAATGTGAAGTCGTTAAAAACTTTGATAATAAATTAGCGAAATTACTAAACGGCATGTATGATTTAATGCTTGAAGCAGACGGTGTGGGTCTAGCTGCTCCTCAAGTAGGAGTTCTGCAGCAAGTGGCAGTGGTAGACGTGGATGACCGACACGGTAAAATTGAACTAATTAATCCGGTAATTATTGAGCAACGAGGCGAACAAATCGGTCCAGAAGGCTGCCTAAGTTTTCCGGGCCTTTTTGGTGACGTGGCTCGAGCTGATTATGTGAAAGTACGTGCGCAAAATCGTAAAGGAAAACCTTATTTTATAGAGGCAAAAGGTTTTTTAGCACGAGCAATTCAACATGAAATTGATCATTTACACGGTGTATTGTTCACGGAAAAAGTAACAAAGTATTACGAAGAGGATGAACTAGAAGGGTAG
- the gmk gene encoding guanylate kinase, translated as MIERGLLIVLSGPSGVGKGTVRKALFEQEDIKLQYSISATTRKPREGEVDGVDYFFKPREEFERMIENKKLLEWAEYVGNYYGTPVDYVEQTLSEGKDVFLEIEVQGALQVKEAFPEGLFIFLAPPSLSELKSRIVNRGTETEDLINNRMRVAKEEIELMDAYDYVVENDKVENACARIRAIVTAEHCRRDRISARYKRMLEVE; from the coding sequence ATGATTGAAAGAGGTTTATTAATTGTTCTTTCCGGACCATCAGGTGTTGGAAAAGGAACGGTACGAAAAGCATTGTTTGAGCAAGAAGACATTAAATTGCAGTATTCTATCTCTGCAACAACAAGAAAGCCCCGCGAAGGTGAAGTAGACGGCGTTGACTATTTCTTCAAACCACGCGAAGAGTTTGAGCGCATGATTGAAAACAAGAAGTTATTAGAGTGGGCTGAATACGTAGGTAACTACTACGGTACCCCGGTTGATTATGTAGAACAAACGTTATCTGAAGGAAAAGACGTATTTCTAGAAATTGAAGTGCAAGGTGCTCTTCAAGTGAAAGAAGCATTTCCAGAAGGTTTGTTCATCTTCTTGGCACCGCCGAGTTTATCAGAGCTTAAAAGTCGTATCGTAAACCGCGGTACTGAAACAGAAGATTTAATCAATAACCGTATGCGCGTGGCAAAAGAAGAAATTGAACTTATGGACGCCTACGATTATGTTGTAGAAAATGACAAAGTAGAAAATGCTTGTGCTCGCATCCGTGCTATCGTAACGGCTGAACACTGCCGTCGTGATCGTATTTCTGCGCGCTATAAAAGAATGCTGGAGGTAGAATAA
- a CDS encoding Stp1/IreP family PP2C-type Ser/Thr phosphatase, which translates to MATVFMTDRGRVRQHNEDNGGVFLNQHNQLLAIVADGMGGHRAGDVASEMAVQKLQIAWAEADKVTSPDEATQWIRTHVSQINQDIYQYAQEHEECKGMGTTVVLALCADTFCAIGNIGDSRCYISNEYGFQQVTEDHSLVNELVKNGQITKEDAEHHPRKNILLRALGTEENVSLDVKTIEVEKEDRLLLCSDGLTNKVTEQKLNETLSTSSSLHEKGTSLIQLANELGGEDNITLAIVDFTSESG; encoded by the coding sequence ATGGCAACTGTCTTCATGACAGACCGAGGGAGAGTTAGACAACACAATGAAGATAACGGAGGGGTATTTTTGAACCAACACAATCAGCTGCTTGCAATTGTGGCTGATGGTATGGGAGGTCATCGAGCTGGCGACGTCGCCAGTGAGATGGCGGTTCAAAAATTGCAAATAGCGTGGGCAGAAGCGGACAAAGTAACGTCTCCTGATGAGGCGACGCAGTGGATTCGTACGCATGTTTCGCAAATTAATCAAGATATTTATCAGTATGCTCAGGAGCATGAAGAGTGTAAAGGGATGGGTACAACAGTTGTACTTGCTTTATGCGCCGATACGTTTTGTGCGATTGGTAATATAGGAGACAGCAGATGCTATATTTCCAATGAATATGGATTTCAACAAGTAACAGAAGATCATTCCCTTGTGAATGAACTCGTAAAAAATGGTCAAATCACAAAAGAAGATGCCGAGCATCATCCACGAAAAAATATCTTATTGCGAGCACTAGGTACCGAAGAAAATGTTAGTTTAGATGTAAAAACAATTGAAGTGGAAAAAGAAGATCGATTATTATTATGTTCAGATGGACTGACAAATAAGGTAACGGAACAAAAGCTGAACGAAACGTTATCAACAAGTTCATCACTTCACGAAAAGGGTACGAGCCTGATTCAATTAGCAAATGAGCTTGGTGGAGAAGACAATATTACACTTGCAATTGTGGACTTTACATCTGAAAGTGGGTGA
- the rpoZ gene encoding DNA-directed RNA polymerase subunit omega produces the protein MLYPSIDSLMEKLDSKYTLVTVAAKRARQLQLHNDTPIEKPVSYKFVGCALEEINAEQLSYKQGVAEEDSKHQ, from the coding sequence ATGCTTTATCCATCAATTGATTCTCTAATGGAAAAATTAGATTCTAAGTACACGCTTGTGACAGTAGCTGCAAAACGTGCACGTCAATTACAGCTTCACAATGATACGCCGATTGAAAAGCCGGTTTCTTATAAGTTTGTAGGCTGTGCTCTAGAAGAAATTAATGCTGAACAATTAAGCTATAAGCAAGGTGTAGCAGAAGAAGATTCTAAACATCAGTAA
- the rlmN gene encoding 23S rRNA (adenine(2503)-C(2))-methyltransferase RlmN, with protein sequence MEEVAKRKAKAEEKAQKPSIYSLEMNDLENWLVEHGDKKFRAKQIFDWLYVKRVTDFDDMSNLSKGLREQLKDKFALTTLKTVVQQTSGDGTMKFLFELHDGYTIETVLMRHEYGNSVCVTTQVGCRIGCTFCASTLGGLKRNLEAGEIVAQVVKVQKALDEQGERVSSVVIMGIGEPFDNYDEMMRFLKTINSDDGLNIGARHITVSTSGIIPKIYKFADEKMQINFAISLHAPNNDIRSRLMPINRAYKLPDLMEAIKYYTDKTGRRISFEYGLFGGVNDQVEHAEELADLIKDVKCHVNLIPVNYVPERDYVRTPREQIFAFERTLKKRGVNVTIRREQGHDIDAACGQLRAKERKEETR encoded by the coding sequence ATGGAAGAAGTAGCTAAAAGAAAAGCAAAAGCAGAAGAAAAAGCGCAAAAACCATCTATTTATTCATTAGAAATGAACGACCTAGAAAATTGGTTAGTAGAACACGGAGATAAGAAGTTCCGTGCTAAACAAATTTTTGACTGGTTATATGTTAAACGCGTAACGGACTTTGACGATATGTCAAACTTATCTAAAGGGTTACGTGAACAATTAAAAGACAAATTTGCATTAACGACATTAAAAACAGTCGTTCAGCAAACGTCTGGGGACGGCACGATGAAGTTTTTATTCGAACTCCATGACGGTTATACGATTGAAACAGTGCTTATGCGTCATGAATACGGAAATTCTGTCTGCGTAACGACTCAAGTTGGATGTCGCATTGGCTGTACGTTCTGTGCGTCTACTCTTGGCGGTTTAAAGCGTAACTTAGAAGCTGGAGAAATCGTAGCGCAAGTAGTAAAAGTACAAAAAGCGCTAGATGAACAAGGAGAACGCGTGAGCTCTGTCGTAATTATGGGTATTGGGGAGCCATTTGATAACTATGATGAAATGATGCGCTTCTTAAAAACAATTAACAGTGATGATGGATTAAATATTGGTGCACGTCATATCACAGTATCGACAAGTGGAATCATTCCGAAAATCTATAAGTTTGCTGATGAAAAAATGCAAATCAATTTTGCGATTTCACTTCACGCTCCAAACAATGACATCCGCTCACGCTTAATGCCCATTAACCGTGCGTACAAACTTCCTGATTTGATGGAAGCCATTAAATATTATACGGATAAAACGGGAAGACGTATTAGCTTTGAGTATGGTCTATTCGGAGGAGTAAACGATCAAGTAGAGCATGCCGAGGAATTAGCGGATTTGATTAAAGACGTGAAATGCCACGTGAACTTGATTCCGGTAAACTATGTGCCTGAGCGTGATTATGTTCGTACACCACGTGAACAGATTTTTGCATTTGAACGTACGCTTAAAAAGCGTGGCGTTAACGTGACTATTCGACGTGAGCAAGGTCATGATATCGATGCAGCTTGTGGCCAATTACGTGCGAAGGAGCGTAAAGAAGAGACGAGGTGA
- the fmt gene encoding methionyl-tRNA formyltransferase codes for MKVVFMGTPDFSVPVLQTLLKDGYEVVAVVTQPDRPKGRKRVLTPPPVKVEALKHEIPVLQPEKIRLEEEYQQVLAYEPDLIVTAAFGQILPTPILEAPKYGCINVHASLLPELRGGAPIHYSILQGKPKTGVTIMYMVEKLDAGDILTQVEVPIEERDHVGTLHDKLSAAGAKLLSETIPSLLKGEITPVKQNDDEATFASNIKREQEKIDWARRGEEIYNHIRGLHPWPVAYTTADGQVMKIWWGEKVSASGKPGTVLSLEEDGFIVATGNETAIKVTELQPAGKKRMDAAQYLRGTSVEVGTVLGDVNE; via the coding sequence ATGAAAGTCGTATTTATGGGAACGCCGGATTTTTCAGTGCCGGTTTTACAAACATTACTTAAAGATGGATATGAAGTGGTCGCAGTGGTTACACAGCCGGACCGACCAAAAGGACGCAAGCGCGTATTAACACCTCCTCCTGTAAAAGTTGAGGCGTTAAAGCATGAAATACCTGTACTGCAGCCAGAAAAGATTCGTTTAGAAGAAGAATATCAGCAAGTGTTAGCGTATGAGCCTGACCTAATTGTAACAGCGGCTTTTGGTCAAATTTTACCAACCCCTATTTTAGAAGCGCCTAAATACGGCTGTATTAACGTGCATGCTTCTCTGTTACCTGAACTGCGCGGAGGCGCGCCGATTCATTATTCAATTCTACAAGGTAAGCCGAAAACTGGTGTTACAATTATGTATATGGTAGAAAAATTAGATGCAGGTGATATCTTAACACAAGTAGAAGTTCCGATTGAAGAACGTGATCACGTTGGCACACTTCATGATAAACTCAGCGCTGCTGGTGCAAAATTGCTTTCAGAAACCATTCCTTCTCTTTTAAAAGGTGAAATTACGCCGGTTAAACAAAACGATGACGAAGCGACATTTGCTTCTAACATTAAGCGTGAACAAGAGAAAATTGATTGGGCCCGTAGAGGAGAAGAAATTTATAACCATATCCGCGGACTTCATCCTTGGCCCGTTGCTTATACAACAGCAGACGGTCAGGTCATGAAAATTTGGTGGGGAGAAAAAGTATCCGCATCAGGCAAACCGGGTACCGTTTTATCACTTGAAGAGGACGGATTTATAGTAGCAACTGGAAATGAAACAGCTATTAAAGTGACGGAACTTCAGCCGGCTGGAAAAAAACGTATGGATGCAGCGCAGTATTTACGAGGTACATCCGTGGAAGTCGGAACAGTATTAGGGGATGTCAATGAGTAA
- the coaBC gene encoding bifunctional phosphopantothenoylcysteine decarboxylase/phosphopantothenate--cysteine ligase CoaBC, which translates to MMKGKRILLCVSGGIAVYKAAALTSKLVQAGAEVKVMMTASACEFVTPLTFQALSRNPVYTDTFDEKDPSVIAHIDLADWPDLILVAPATANMIGKIANGLADDMISTTLLAATAPVWIAPAMNVHMYDHPAVKKNMSTLSSFGYSFVEPGEGYLACGYVGKGRLEEPETIVSLIGSYFSQASHTQKILEGVNVLVTAGPTVERIDPVRFFTNRSTGKMGYALAEQAAKLGASVTLVTGPTNLEYPKGVQVVQIESAQQMLEAVMQRYHEADVVIKSAAVADYRPKHVFDQKMKKQPGEAVLELERTTDILRTLGERKEHQLLVGFAAETEQVDEYAQKKLASKNLDMIVANNVTTEGAGFGTDTNIVTLYKRSGESKELPILSKHDVATEVLKEVKEMLEGLKK; encoded by the coding sequence ATGATGAAGGGAAAACGAATTTTATTATGTGTTAGCGGCGGAATCGCCGTATATAAAGCCGCAGCTTTAACAAGTAAATTAGTACAAGCGGGTGCGGAAGTTAAAGTAATGATGACTGCTTCAGCATGCGAGTTCGTAACGCCGCTTACGTTTCAAGCTCTGTCTCGAAACCCAGTTTATACAGATACGTTTGATGAAAAAGATCCATCTGTAATTGCACATATTGATTTAGCAGATTGGCCTGATTTAATTTTAGTAGCTCCTGCTACGGCAAATATGATAGGGAAAATAGCAAATGGTCTTGCAGATGATATGATTTCCACAACGCTGCTGGCTGCTACTGCACCTGTATGGATTGCACCTGCAATGAATGTTCATATGTACGATCATCCAGCTGTTAAAAAAAATATGAGCACTCTTTCATCATTTGGTTACTCTTTTGTAGAACCTGGAGAAGGGTATTTGGCATGCGGTTATGTAGGAAAAGGTCGTCTTGAAGAGCCAGAAACAATTGTTTCACTAATCGGATCTTATTTTTCACAAGCATCACATACACAAAAGATCCTTGAAGGTGTTAATGTATTGGTTACAGCAGGACCTACGGTAGAACGCATTGACCCCGTCCGATTTTTCACCAATCGCTCTACTGGGAAAATGGGCTATGCCCTTGCAGAACAAGCTGCTAAATTAGGCGCATCGGTAACGCTTGTAACGGGACCGACGAATTTAGAGTATCCAAAAGGAGTGCAGGTTGTTCAAATTGAAAGTGCGCAGCAGATGCTTGAAGCTGTTATGCAGCGCTATCATGAAGCAGATGTTGTCATTAAATCAGCCGCAGTGGCAGATTATCGACCAAAGCATGTGTTTGATCAAAAGATGAAAAAGCAGCCTGGTGAAGCAGTACTAGAGCTAGAGAGAACAACAGATATTTTACGCACGCTTGGAGAGCGAAAAGAACACCAGCTTTTAGTCGGCTTTGCAGCAGAAACAGAACAAGTGGATGAATATGCACAAAAGAAACTTGCATCTAAAAACTTGGATATGATTGTAGCCAATAACGTGACGACAGAAGGAGCAGGTTTTGGGACGGATACAAATATTGTAACGCTCTATAAGCGAAGCGGAGAGTCTAAAGAACTTCCCATTCTTTCAAAACACGATGTAGCTACCGAGGTGTTAAAAGAAGTGAAGGAAATGTTAGAAGGGCTGAAAAAATGA